From Coffea arabica cultivar ET-39 chromosome 10e, Coffea Arabica ET-39 HiFi, whole genome shotgun sequence, one genomic window encodes:
- the LOC113712151 gene encoding protein NRT1/ PTR FAMILY 5.10 isoform X1: MAGSPATEANISDAIETPLLDDVVDGNVDYKGRPVKRSKSGRWKSASFIICVEMAERFVYYGISVNLISYLTGPLGQSTATAAENVNAWSGTAQMLPLLGAFVADSFLGRYRTILISSLLYILGLGFLTLSTVFTSVKLSECQNAAKVTTCSPSEFQVIFFIFALYLIAVAQGGHKPCVQAFGADQFDGRDPKESKAKSSFFNWLFSASCGAITVALVILTYIQDNLSWGLGFGIPCFIMCFALLLFLLGTTTYRFQVNSAEMSPFVSIGRVFLKAARNWITTSSASSMQEESQGFLPYQGSQEFQFLNKALLVPDGSEEERNLCSIGEVEEAKAILRLFPIWATCLVYGIVYAQSSTLFTKQGVTMDRSIGPSFEVPAASLESFISVSIVVFIAIYDRILVPIARSITTRPSGITLLQRIGTGIFLSFLSMVIAALVETKRLQTAQEYGLDDKPKATIPMSVFWLTPQYLFLGVSEVFAIVGMQEFFYDQVPSGLKSTGFALYLSILGIGSFLSSILISVLQKATSRHGHESWFSDNLNKAHLDYFYFLLAGLSAIALAAFAYFAKSYVYNQASNT, encoded by the exons ATGGCTGGATCTCCCGCCACGGAGGCCAACATTTCCGACGCCATTGAAACTCCGTTACTGGACGACGTCGTGGATGGAAACGTCGACTATAAAGGCCGCCCTGTCAAGCGGTCCAAATCAGGTCGTTGGAAATCGGCATCTTTCATCATAT GTGTGGAGATGGCAGAGAGGTTTGTTTATTATGGAATAAGCGTGAATTTGATCAGTTACTTGACGGGGCCACTCGGCCAGTCCACAGCTACGGCGGCGGAGAACGTGAATGCTTGGTCCGGCACGGCGCAGATGTTGCCGCTCTTGGGTGCTTTTGTGGCCGACTCATTTCTCGGTCGATATCGCACCATTTTAATCTCTTCCTTGCTCTATATCCTG GGGCTTGGCTTCTTGACTCTTTCAACAGTTTTTACCTCTGTCAAGTTATCTGAGTgtcaaaatgcagcaaaagttaCGACATGTTCTCCTTCTGAGTTCCAAGttatcttcttcatttttgcaTTGTATCTAATAGCAGTAGCCCAAGGAGGGCATAAGCCTTGTGTACAAGCTTTTGGAGCTGACCAATTTGATGGACGAGATCCCAAAGAGAGCAAAGCTAAAAGTTCGTTTTTCAACTGGTTGTTTTCTGCTAGCTGTGGGGCAATCACTGTTGCATTGGTGATTTTGACCTATATTCAAGATAACCTTAGTTGGGGCCTTGGATTTGGAATTCCCTGCTTCATCATGTGTTTCGCATTACTCCTGTTCTTGCTTGGGACTACTACCTACAGGTTTCAGGTGAACAGTGCTGAGATGAGCCCCTTTGTGAGCATTGGTCGTGTATTTCTGAAAGCAGCTAGGAATTGGATAACCACCTCTTCAGCATCATCAATGCAAGAAGAGTCTCAGGGCTTTCTGCCTTACCAAGGTTCTCAAGAATTTCA GTTTCTGAACAAAGCACTGCTTGTACCTGATGGTTCAGAGGAAGAGAGAAACCTTTGTAGCATTGGTGAGGTTGAAGAGGCAAAGGCAATTCTGAGGCTATTTCCGATTTGGGCCACATGTTTGGTGTATGGAATTGTATATGCACAGTCATCCACATTGTTTACCAAGCAAGGAGTTACAATGGACAGATCTATCGGTCCAAGCTTTGAAGTACCAGCTGCTTCACTAGAATCTTTCATCAGCGTTTCTATTGTTGTGTTTATCGCAATCTATGACCGTATTTTGGTTCCTATTGCAAGATCTATAACCACAAGACCTTCAGGTATAACATTGCTGCAACGGATTGGAACTGGAATATTTCTGTCATTTCTTTCTATGGTTATAGCTGCTCTAGTTGAGACAAAGCGCCTTCAAACTGCTCAGGAATATGGATTGGATGATAAACCAAAGGCTACGATTCCTATGAGCGTGTTTTGGTTGACACCTCAATATTTATTTCTGGGAGTTTCTGAAGTATTTGCTATAGTTGGTATGCAAGAATTTTTCTATGATCAAGTACCTAGTGGACTGAAAAGTACAGGTTTCGCTCTATACCTCAGTATCTTGGGCATAGGAAGCTTTCTAAGCAGCATTCTCATTTCTGTACTTCAGAAAGCCACAAGCAGGCATGGACATGAGAGTTGGTTCTCTGACAACTTAAATAAGGCACACCTTGATTACTTTTACTTCCTGCTTGCTGGACTTAGTGCTATTGCATTAGCTGCTTTTGCATATTTTGCAAAATCCTATGTTTATAATCAAGCAAGTAATACCTGA
- the LOC113712151 gene encoding protein NRT1/ PTR FAMILY 5.10 isoform X3 — MCGDGREVCLLWNKREFDQLLDGATRPVHSYGGGERECLVRHGADVAALGCFCGRLISRSISHHFNLFLALYPVAQGGHKPCVQAFGADQFDGRDPKESKAKSSFFNWLFSASCGAITVALVILTYIQDNLSWGLGFGIPCFIMCFALLLFLLGTTTYRFQVNSAEMSPFVSIGRVFLKAARNWITTSSASSMQEESQGFLPYQGSQEFQFLNKALLVPDGSEEERNLCSIGEVEEAKAILRLFPIWATCLVYGIVYAQSSTLFTKQGVTMDRSIGPSFEVPAASLESFISVSIVVFIAIYDRILVPIARSITTRPSGITLLQRIGTGIFLSFLSMVIAALVETKRLQTAQEYGLDDKPKATIPMSVFWLTPQYLFLGVSEVFAIVGMQEFFYDQVPSGLKSTGFALYLSILGIGSFLSSILISVLQKATSRHGHESWFSDNLNKAHLDYFYFLLAGLSAIALAAFAYFAKSYVYNQASNT, encoded by the exons AT GTGTGGAGATGGCAGAGAGGTTTGTTTATTATGGAATAAGCGTGAATTTGATCAGTTACTTGACGGGGCCACTCGGCCAGTCCACAGCTACGGCGGCGGAGAACGTGAATGCTTGGTCCGGCACGGCGCAGATGTTGCCGCTCTTGGGTGCTTTTGTGGCCGACTCATTTCTCGGTCGATATCGCACCATTTTAATCTCTTCCTTGCTCTATATCCTG TAGCCCAAGGAGGGCATAAGCCTTGTGTACAAGCTTTTGGAGCTGACCAATTTGATGGACGAGATCCCAAAGAGAGCAAAGCTAAAAGTTCGTTTTTCAACTGGTTGTTTTCTGCTAGCTGTGGGGCAATCACTGTTGCATTGGTGATTTTGACCTATATTCAAGATAACCTTAGTTGGGGCCTTGGATTTGGAATTCCCTGCTTCATCATGTGTTTCGCATTACTCCTGTTCTTGCTTGGGACTACTACCTACAGGTTTCAGGTGAACAGTGCTGAGATGAGCCCCTTTGTGAGCATTGGTCGTGTATTTCTGAAAGCAGCTAGGAATTGGATAACCACCTCTTCAGCATCATCAATGCAAGAAGAGTCTCAGGGCTTTCTGCCTTACCAAGGTTCTCAAGAATTTCA GTTTCTGAACAAAGCACTGCTTGTACCTGATGGTTCAGAGGAAGAGAGAAACCTTTGTAGCATTGGTGAGGTTGAAGAGGCAAAGGCAATTCTGAGGCTATTTCCGATTTGGGCCACATGTTTGGTGTATGGAATTGTATATGCACAGTCATCCACATTGTTTACCAAGCAAGGAGTTACAATGGACAGATCTATCGGTCCAAGCTTTGAAGTACCAGCTGCTTCACTAGAATCTTTCATCAGCGTTTCTATTGTTGTGTTTATCGCAATCTATGACCGTATTTTGGTTCCTATTGCAAGATCTATAACCACAAGACCTTCAGGTATAACATTGCTGCAACGGATTGGAACTGGAATATTTCTGTCATTTCTTTCTATGGTTATAGCTGCTCTAGTTGAGACAAAGCGCCTTCAAACTGCTCAGGAATATGGATTGGATGATAAACCAAAGGCTACGATTCCTATGAGCGTGTTTTGGTTGACACCTCAATATTTATTTCTGGGAGTTTCTGAAGTATTTGCTATAGTTGGTATGCAAGAATTTTTCTATGATCAAGTACCTAGTGGACTGAAAAGTACAGGTTTCGCTCTATACCTCAGTATCTTGGGCATAGGAAGCTTTCTAAGCAGCATTCTCATTTCTGTACTTCAGAAAGCCACAAGCAGGCATGGACATGAGAGTTGGTTCTCTGACAACTTAAATAAGGCACACCTTGATTACTTTTACTTCCTGCTTGCTGGACTTAGTGCTATTGCATTAGCTGCTTTTGCATATTTTGCAAAATCCTATGTTTATAATCAAGCAAGTAATACCTGA
- the LOC140015090 gene encoding uncharacterized protein, with the protein MRVLVWNCQGAGSPLTIPQLREACNLLSPSVVFLCETKNRDKYMETEVKITEIHKTAFTIEAHIVDHNQHTEWWLIGIYASCDAATRKNQWKVLNERKRLWGQRWIVARDFNDIVSNEEQWGGRRREEWTFRDFKQFIADNELIDIFDKTRCKHVDNYSSDHSMIMVDTEPEQAKRRKKFILDKRWIQQERITQVIEKVWKLEVEGSRMYQVTRKISNCRVALLKWKNSFQHNSRKEINRIKADMERLRESTEFHRGAMDDLKTQLKRAYSNEEMYWSKKSRVTWLKEGDKNSQFFHASVKGRMKRNRMINVQRDDGSRTSSEKELGEEVVSYYQQLFDSQGTEGIEDILREIPNTIKSALFSMNPNKAPGPDGMTPLFFQKF; encoded by the exons ATGAGAGTGCTGGTGTGGAATTGCCAAGGTGcagggagccccttgacaattccccaGCTGAGGGAGGCTTGCAACCTCCTCTCCCCAAGTGTTGTTTTCTTGTGTGAAACTAAGAATAGGGACAAGTATATGGAGACT GAAGTGAAAATTACAGAAATACATAAGACAGCGTTCACCATTGAGGCTCATATAGTGGACCACAATCAACATACCGAATGGTGGCTGATTGGTATATATGCAAGTTGTGATGCAGCAACTAGGAAGAATCAGTGGAAAGTGTTGAATGAAAGGAAAAGACTATGGGGACAAAGGTGGATAGTTGCAAGAGATTTTAATGATATAGTGTCCAATGAAGAGCAatggggaggaagaagaagagaggagtGGACCTTTAGAGATTTTAAGCAATTCATTGCTGATAATGAGCTAATCGAT ATTTTTGACAAAACAAGGTGCAAACATGTCGACAATTACAGCTCAGATCATAGTATGATTATGGTTGATACTGAACCTGAACAggccaaaagaaggaaaaaattcattttggacAAAAGATGGATACAGCAAGAAAGGATTACACAAGTGATTGAGAAAGTTTGGAAATTAGAAGTGGAAGGATCAAGAATGTACCAAGTCACTAGAAAGATTTCTAATTGTAGAGTGGCTCTTCTGAAGTGGAAAAATAGTTTTCAGCATAACTCTAGGAAAGAGATTAACAGAATCAAGGCAGACATGGAGAGGCTTAGAGAGTCAACTGAGTTTCACAGAGGAGCTATGGATGACCTTAAGACTCAACTTAAGAGAGCTTACTCTAATGAGGAAATGTACTGGTCTAAAAAATCTAGAGTTACTTGGTTGAAGGAGGGGGACAAAAATTCACAGTTTTTCCATGCTAGTGTCAAAGGTAGAATGAAAAGGAATAGGATGATTAATGTACAAAGAGATGATGGATCACGAACTTCAAGTGAGAAGGAACTAGGAGAGGAAGTGGTTAGCTACTACCAACAACTCTTTGATAGTCAGGGCACAGAAGGCATTGAGGATATCTTGAGGGAAATACCAAACACAATTAAGTCTGCACTTTTTTCTATGAATCCCAACAAAGCCCCTGGGCCTGATGGGATGACACCtctatttttccaaaaattctaG
- the LOC113712151 gene encoding protein NRT1/ PTR FAMILY 5.10 isoform X2, giving the protein MAGSPATEANISDAIETPLLDDVVDGNVDYKGRPVKRSKSGVEMAERFVYYGISVNLISYLTGPLGQSTATAAENVNAWSGTAQMLPLLGAFVADSFLGRYRTILISSLLYILGLGFLTLSTVFTSVKLSECQNAAKVTTCSPSEFQVIFFIFALYLIAVAQGGHKPCVQAFGADQFDGRDPKESKAKSSFFNWLFSASCGAITVALVILTYIQDNLSWGLGFGIPCFIMCFALLLFLLGTTTYRFQVNSAEMSPFVSIGRVFLKAARNWITTSSASSMQEESQGFLPYQGSQEFQFLNKALLVPDGSEEERNLCSIGEVEEAKAILRLFPIWATCLVYGIVYAQSSTLFTKQGVTMDRSIGPSFEVPAASLESFISVSIVVFIAIYDRILVPIARSITTRPSGITLLQRIGTGIFLSFLSMVIAALVETKRLQTAQEYGLDDKPKATIPMSVFWLTPQYLFLGVSEVFAIVGMQEFFYDQVPSGLKSTGFALYLSILGIGSFLSSILISVLQKATSRHGHESWFSDNLNKAHLDYFYFLLAGLSAIALAAFAYFAKSYVYNQASNT; this is encoded by the exons ATGGCTGGATCTCCCGCCACGGAGGCCAACATTTCCGACGCCATTGAAACTCCGTTACTGGACGACGTCGTGGATGGAAACGTCGACTATAAAGGCCGCCCTGTCAAGCGGTCCAAATCAG GTGTGGAGATGGCAGAGAGGTTTGTTTATTATGGAATAAGCGTGAATTTGATCAGTTACTTGACGGGGCCACTCGGCCAGTCCACAGCTACGGCGGCGGAGAACGTGAATGCTTGGTCCGGCACGGCGCAGATGTTGCCGCTCTTGGGTGCTTTTGTGGCCGACTCATTTCTCGGTCGATATCGCACCATTTTAATCTCTTCCTTGCTCTATATCCTG GGGCTTGGCTTCTTGACTCTTTCAACAGTTTTTACCTCTGTCAAGTTATCTGAGTgtcaaaatgcagcaaaagttaCGACATGTTCTCCTTCTGAGTTCCAAGttatcttcttcatttttgcaTTGTATCTAATAGCAGTAGCCCAAGGAGGGCATAAGCCTTGTGTACAAGCTTTTGGAGCTGACCAATTTGATGGACGAGATCCCAAAGAGAGCAAAGCTAAAAGTTCGTTTTTCAACTGGTTGTTTTCTGCTAGCTGTGGGGCAATCACTGTTGCATTGGTGATTTTGACCTATATTCAAGATAACCTTAGTTGGGGCCTTGGATTTGGAATTCCCTGCTTCATCATGTGTTTCGCATTACTCCTGTTCTTGCTTGGGACTACTACCTACAGGTTTCAGGTGAACAGTGCTGAGATGAGCCCCTTTGTGAGCATTGGTCGTGTATTTCTGAAAGCAGCTAGGAATTGGATAACCACCTCTTCAGCATCATCAATGCAAGAAGAGTCTCAGGGCTTTCTGCCTTACCAAGGTTCTCAAGAATTTCA GTTTCTGAACAAAGCACTGCTTGTACCTGATGGTTCAGAGGAAGAGAGAAACCTTTGTAGCATTGGTGAGGTTGAAGAGGCAAAGGCAATTCTGAGGCTATTTCCGATTTGGGCCACATGTTTGGTGTATGGAATTGTATATGCACAGTCATCCACATTGTTTACCAAGCAAGGAGTTACAATGGACAGATCTATCGGTCCAAGCTTTGAAGTACCAGCTGCTTCACTAGAATCTTTCATCAGCGTTTCTATTGTTGTGTTTATCGCAATCTATGACCGTATTTTGGTTCCTATTGCAAGATCTATAACCACAAGACCTTCAGGTATAACATTGCTGCAACGGATTGGAACTGGAATATTTCTGTCATTTCTTTCTATGGTTATAGCTGCTCTAGTTGAGACAAAGCGCCTTCAAACTGCTCAGGAATATGGATTGGATGATAAACCAAAGGCTACGATTCCTATGAGCGTGTTTTGGTTGACACCTCAATATTTATTTCTGGGAGTTTCTGAAGTATTTGCTATAGTTGGTATGCAAGAATTTTTCTATGATCAAGTACCTAGTGGACTGAAAAGTACAGGTTTCGCTCTATACCTCAGTATCTTGGGCATAGGAAGCTTTCTAAGCAGCATTCTCATTTCTGTACTTCAGAAAGCCACAAGCAGGCATGGACATGAGAGTTGGTTCTCTGACAACTTAAATAAGGCACACCTTGATTACTTTTACTTCCTGCTTGCTGGACTTAGTGCTATTGCATTAGCTGCTTTTGCATATTTTGCAAAATCCTATGTTTATAATCAAGCAAGTAATACCTGA